The Panicum virgatum strain AP13 chromosome 5K, P.virgatum_v5, whole genome shotgun sequence genome has a window encoding:
- the LOC120709933 gene encoding putative disease resistance protein RGA1 → MAGHMRGSNLLHFVGEESGVSVSACLRLSYFHLPSHLKQCFTICSLFPKGHKIDKEQLIDLWIAHDMITLETGVDYLDYIGHKCFNSLVQMSFLQVVNEFYGRATCSMHDLVHDLPSLYVKYLKYLAISRLQCEALPEAISDIWSLQALHVTFSNLLELPNSISKLQKLRKLNLFGFGNLKCLPNSIGDCQMISSIDLCNCKKLRVLPESIGRIENLRVLRLGDTYIERLPSNITTLRNLECLDLDHCWMLLSQLQKLNFFVVGEGKKYAAISELGNVGRNSEDLMVRGIEHVMEPDDAHKACLKHKANLQRLDLLWRTGVTCEENTKLEQAVLDGLEPPPGIKVLRINGYSGRECARWMQNQVGGRVLVPTYFAVLRVMKLNNFPNLKHLDGLAELPCLEKLELWRMPSLESISGGPFPSLVKLAMWDLPRLGEVWMVAEKSMPNGEEGRGCSYCTPHSHMGRVLKVGSCVSNLDISYCPKFEV, encoded by the exons ATGGCAGGCCATATGAGAGGCAGCAACTTGTTGCATTTTGTGGGTGAAGAAAGTGGTGTATCAGTATCTGCATGCTTGAGGTTGAGCTATTTCCATTTGCCATCTCATCTGAAGCAGTGCTTCACAATATGTTCATTATTCCCCAAAGGTCACAAGATTGATAAAGAGCAATTGATTGATCTATGGATTGCTCATGACATGATCACTCTTGAGACTGGTGTTGATTACTTGGACTATATTGGCCACAAGTGCTTCAATTCTCTTGTGCAAATGTCCTTCCTACAAGTTGTGAATGAATTTTATGGGAGAGCGACATGCAGCATGCATGATTTGGTTCATGATCTGCCCAGTCTATAT GTAAAATATCTGAAATATCTTGCGATTTCAAGATTGCAATGTGAAGCACTCCCAGAAGCCATTTCAGATATTTGGAGTTTACAAGCTCTTCATGTTACATTTAGTAATCTTCTTGAATTGCCTAACTCCATCAGTAAGCTGCAGAAGCTAAGGAAGTTGAACCTATTCGGCTTTGGGAACCTAAAGTGTTTACCAAATTCTATTGGTGATTGTCAAATGATTTCAAGCATTGATCTTTGCAATTGTAAGAAGCTCAGAGTGTTGCCGGAATCTattggcagaattgaaaatctaAGAGTTTTAAGACTAGGTGACACCTACATTGAGAGGCTGCCATCAAATATTACAACACTGAGAAATCTCGAGTGTCTGGACCTTGACCACTGTTGGATGCTG CTTAGTCAACTACAGAAGTTGAATTTCTTTGTTGTGGGTGAGGGCAAAAAGTATGCAGCAATTTCTGAGCTTGGAAATGTAGGTAGGAATAGTGAGGATCTGATGGTAAGAGGTATTGAGCATGTGATGGAGCCGGATGATGCACACAAGGCATGCTTGAAACATAAGGCAAACTTACAAAGGTTGGATCTACTGTGGAGGACGGGTGTCACGTGTGAAGAGAACACTAAACTGGAGCAGGCTGTACTTGATGGTCTGGAACCACCACCAGGGATTAAAGTGCTGAGAATTAATGGATATTCAGGTAGGGAGTGTGCCCGGTGGATGCAGAATCAAGTTGGTGGCAGAGTACTGGTGCCTACTTACTTCGCAGTTTTGAGGGTGATGAAGCTAAATAATTTCCCAAACTTGAAGCATCTGGATGGGCTTGCGGAGCTTCCTTGTTTGGAGAAGCTTGAGCTGTGGCGGATGCCATCTCTCGAGAGCATAAGTGGAGGCCCATTTCCTTCGCTGGTGAAGTTAGCTATGTGGGACCTGCCTAGGCTGGGAGAGGTGTGGATGGTAGCTGAGAAGAGCATGCCTAATGGAGAAGAGGGACGCGGCTGTAGCTATTGCACACCTCATAGTCATATGGGACGAGTCCTCAAAGTGGGTAGTTGCGTATCGAATCTGGATATATCTTATTGTCCTAAGTTTGAGGTCTAG
- the LOC120707503 gene encoding uncharacterized protein LOC120707503 isoform X1: MEAAVATTSSLVLFSSTPRRSLTSFKTSPSLLRPSCSSCSVPSAKQQHPVCLDVPRLPSSKKKNSILRCSSSLADGPSTLGSSVRWVLGSSGDGDWRHIGYKVARPGAFEIASDALTVGRVADKADIVLPVATVSSTHARLEKKDGRLLVTDLGSTNGTYINERRLNPGFPIPIDPGSLLIFAGDIHLAMFRVRKMIVEVPSEMDAAQQETKAEVVSAVVEDTTS, from the exons ATGGAAGCTGCAGTGGCTACTACCTCCTCCCTGGTCCTCTTCTCCAGTACTCCCAGGAGATCACTCACAAGCTTCAAGACTTCCCCCTCATTGCTTCGGCCTTCTTGCAGCAGCTGCTCCGTGCCCAGTGCGAAGCAGCAGCATCCGGTTTGCCTCGATGTGCCAAGGTTACCCAgcagcaagaagaagaacagCATCCTGAGGTGTTCCTCCAGTCTTGCTGATGGCCCATCAACCCTTGGTTCTTCAGTAAGATGGGTTCTTGGTTC TTCAGGCGACGGCGATTGGCGCCACATCGGCTACAAAGTTGCACGCCCCGGCGCGTTCGAGATAGCCTCC GATGCGCTGACCGTTGGTCGGGTCGCTGACAAGGCTGACATCGTCCTCCCCGTTGCCACAG TCTCTAGCACGCACGCTAGGCTGGAGAAGAAAGACGGGAGGCTGCTGGTGACGGACCTGGGTAGCACCAACGGCACCTACATCAACGAGCGCCGCCTCAACCCTGGCTTCCCAATTCCCATTGACCCCGGCAGCCTGCTCATCTTCG CAGGTGACATCCATTTGGCGATGTTTCGTGTGAGGAAGATGATAGTTGAGGTGCCCAGCGAGATGGATGCGGCCCAGCAAGAAACTAAGGCTGAGGTAGTATCAGCTGTAGTTGAAGATACTACAAGCTAG
- the LOC120707503 gene encoding uncharacterized protein LOC120707503 isoform X2: MEAAVATTSSLVLFSSTPRRSLTSFKTSPSLLRPSCSSCSVPSAKQQHPVCLDVPRLPSSKKKNSILRCSSSLADGPSTLGSSVRWVLGSSGDGDWRHIGYKVARPGAFEIASDALTVGRVADKADIVLPVATVSSTHARLEKKDGRLLVTDLGSTNGTYINERRLNPGFPIPIDPGSLLIFGDIHLAMFRVRKMIVEVPSEMDAAQQETKAEVVSAVVEDTTS; this comes from the exons ATGGAAGCTGCAGTGGCTACTACCTCCTCCCTGGTCCTCTTCTCCAGTACTCCCAGGAGATCACTCACAAGCTTCAAGACTTCCCCCTCATTGCTTCGGCCTTCTTGCAGCAGCTGCTCCGTGCCCAGTGCGAAGCAGCAGCATCCGGTTTGCCTCGATGTGCCAAGGTTACCCAgcagcaagaagaagaacagCATCCTGAGGTGTTCCTCCAGTCTTGCTGATGGCCCATCAACCCTTGGTTCTTCAGTAAGATGGGTTCTTGGTTC TTCAGGCGACGGCGATTGGCGCCACATCGGCTACAAAGTTGCACGCCCCGGCGCGTTCGAGATAGCCTCC GATGCGCTGACCGTTGGTCGGGTCGCTGACAAGGCTGACATCGTCCTCCCCGTTGCCACAG TCTCTAGCACGCACGCTAGGCTGGAGAAGAAAGACGGGAGGCTGCTGGTGACGGACCTGGGTAGCACCAACGGCACCTACATCAACGAGCGCCGCCTCAACCCTGGCTTCCCAATTCCCATTGACCCCGGCAGCCTGCTCATCTTCG GTGACATCCATTTGGCGATGTTTCGTGTGAGGAAGATGATAGTTGAGGTGCCCAGCGAGATGGATGCGGCCCAGCAAGAAACTAAGGCTGAGGTAGTATCAGCTGTAGTTGAAGATACTACAAGCTAG